In Eleutherodactylus coqui strain aEleCoq1 chromosome 4, aEleCoq1.hap1, whole genome shotgun sequence, the following are encoded in one genomic region:
- the CHD4 gene encoding chromodomain-helicase-DNA-binding protein 4 isoform X2: MASGMGPPSPGSDGEIEVMLNSHHQDEDDLDEDLSEVEAPKVKKKKKPKKPRESKTPKGKRQKKEDLEDSSGEGNDFGEDDGGLVRSDSEGSDYTPGKKKKKKLAQKKEKKAKVKREEEEDDDDDSKEPKSSAQLLEDWGMEDIDHVFTEDDYRTLTNYKAFSQFVRPLIAAKNPKIAVSKMMMVLGAKWREFSTNNPLKGSSGASVAAAAAAAVAVVESMVASSESVPPPPPPVEVPLRKAKTKEGKGPNARKKPKIVRPPENKKTKAKKVAPLKIKLGGFGSKRKRSSSEDEDLDVDSDYDEGSMNSLSVSDGSTSKSSRSRKKLKAIKKKKKDGDTAGGVDGYETDHQDYCEVCQQGGEIILCDTCPRAYHMVCLDPDMDKAPEGKWSCPHCEKEGVQWEAKEDNSDIDDDLDETVGDPEEEDHHMEFCRVCKDGGELLCCDACPSSYHIHCLNPPLPEIPNGEWLCPRCTCPSLKGKIQKILIWKWGQPPPCTPVLKLVGSGPDAAPPKPLEGRPEREFFVKWQGMSYLHCSWVTELQLELHCQVMFRNYQRKNDMDEPPAGDYGIDEEEKSRKRKNKDPKYLEMEEKFYRYGIKPEWMMIHRILNHSVDKKGNVHYLIKWRDLAYDQASWEMEDADVQDYDIYKQGYWNHRELMCGDEGRPGKKMKNKIKVKRLERPPETPTVDPTVKYDRQQEYLDCTGGTLHPYQLEGLNWLRFSWAQGTDTILADEMGLGKTVQTAVFLYSLYKEGHSKGPFLVSAPLSTIINWEREFEMWAPDMYVVTYVGDKDSRAVIRENEFSFEDNAIRGGKKASRMKKEASVKFHVLLTSYELITIDMAVLGSIDWACLVVDEAHRLKNNQSKFFRVLNGYSLQHKLLLTGTPLQNNLEELFHLLNFLTPERFNNLEGFLEEFADIAKEDQIKKLHDMLGPHMLRRLKADVFKNMPSKTELIVRVELSPMQKKYYKFILTRNFEALNARGGGNQVSLLNVVMDLKKCCNHPYLFPVAAMEAPKMPNGMYDGSALIKGAGKLLLLQKMLRKLKDDGHRVLIFSQMTKMLDLLEDFLEHEGYKYERIDGGITGNMRQEAIDRFNAPGAQQFCFLLSTRAGGLGINLATADTVIIYDSDWNPHNDIQAFSRAHRIGQNKKVMIYRFVTRASVEERITQVAKKKMMLTHLVVRPGLGSKTGSMSKQELDDILKFGTEELFKDEATEENKEGEDSSVIHYDDKAIARLLDRNQDEIEDTEIQGMNEYLSSFKVAQYVVREEEMADEEEVVREIIKQEESVDPDYWEKLLRHHYEQQQEDLARNLGKGKRIRKQVNYNDGSQEDRDWQDDQSDNQSDYSVASEEGDEDFDERSEARRPNRKGLRNDKDKPLPPLLARVGGNIEVLGFNARQRKAFLNAIMRYGMPPQDAFTTQWLVRDLRGKSEKEFKAYVSLFMRHLCEPGADGAETFADGVPREGLSRQHVLTRIGVMSLIRKKVQEFEHVNGRWSMPELAEQEENKKTSPVDSPSPKTPTPSTPGDTQPNTPAPSVTNEEGVKTEEATVKEDNAQPESKPPEENNESAAAPPPPPAPAATAAAAETCIQTETAQAEVKTEESENQEKPPPAAAEPMETEQKPEPEKANDDVIAVDDKKDDVQPVTLQNGETPKDTTEEIKKKAAATKQRFMFNIADGGFTELHSLWQNEERAATVTKKTYEIWHRRHDYWLLSGIINHGYARWQDIQNDVRYAILNEPFKGEVNRGNFLEIKNKFLARRFKLLEQALVIEEQLRRAAYLNMSEDPSHPSMALNTRFAEVECLAESHQHLSKESMAGNKPANAVLHKVLKQLEELLSDMKADVTRLPATIARIPPVAVRLQMSERNILSRLASRSGEPQPQQMAQQ, encoded by the exons ATGAGGACGACTTGGATGAAGACCTCTCGGAGGTGGAGGCTCCTAaagtaaagaagaaaaagaaacctaAAAAGCCACGGGAATCCAAGACTCCGAAAGGAAAGAGACAGAAGAAGGAG GATCTAGAGGATAGCTCAGGTGAAGGCAATGACTTTGGTGAGGATGATGGAGGTCTTGTTCGATCTGACAGCGAAGGCAGCgattacactcctgggaagaaaaagaagaaaaagttggcgcagaagaaagaaaagaaagccaaggtgaagcgtgaagaagaagaagatgatgaCGATGATTCTAAG GAACCAAAGTCTTCAGCGCAGCTCCTGGAGGACTGGGGTATGGAGGACATTGATCATGTGTTCACAGAGGATGATTACAGAACATTGACGAATTATAAAGCCTTCAGTCAGTTTGTCAG gcCACTCATAGCTGCCAAGAATCCCAAAATTGCTGTCTCCAAGATGATGATGGTTCTTGGAGCGAAGTGGAGAGAGTTTAGTACCAACAATCCATTAAAGGGCAGCTCTGGCGCATCTGTTGCTGCTGCAGCAGCGGCTGCTGTGGCAGTTGTTGAAAGCATGGTGGCTTCCTCAGAATCTGTTCCGCCACCCCCACCACCAGTTGAGGTTCCCCTGCGTAAAGCAAAAACCAAGGAAGGAAAAG GACCCAATGCCAGAAAGAAACCAAAGATTGTACGTCCACCAGAAAATAAGAAAACCAAAGCCAAGAAGGTGGCCCCTCTGAAGATCAAGTTGGGGGGTTTTGGTTCAAAACGCAAGCGCTCTTCT AGCGAGGACGAGGACCTTGATGTGGACTCGGACTACGATGAAGGAAGCATGAACAGCTTGTCTGTGTCTGATGGATCAACCAGCAAAAGCAGCCGAAGCCGTAAGAAACTTAAAGCCatcaagaagaaaaagaagg ATGGTGATACAGCAGGTGGCGTTGATGGTTATGAGACAGACCACCAGGACTACTGTGAGGTTTGCCAGCAAGGCGGAGAGATTATCTTATGTGACACATGCCCACGCGCTTACCACATGGTTTGCTTGGACCCTGACATGGACAAAGCACCTGAGGGCAAATGGAGCTGTCCTCATTGT GAAAAGGAAGGAGTACAGTGGGAAGCTAAAGAAGACAATTCGGATATTGACGATGATTTGGATGAAACCGTAGGTGACCCAGAGGAGGAAGACCACCACATGGAATTTTGTCGTGTTTGTAAGGATGGAGGAGAGCTGCTTTGTTGTGATGCCTGCCCTTCTTCTTACCATATTCACTGTCTAAACCCACCATTACCAGAAATACCCAATGGAGAATGGTTGTGTCCTAGATGCACA TGTCCCTCGCTTAAAGGTAAAATCCAAAAGATATTGATATGGAAATGGGGACAGCCACCACCTTGTACACCAGTGCTGAAACTAGTTGGTTCAGGTCCTGATGCTGCTCCACCCAAACCTTTGGAAGGACGTCCAGAGCGAGAGTTTTTTGTTAAATGGCAAGGAATGTCTTATCTGCACTGTTCCTGGGTGACGGAGTTGCAG CTGGAGTTGCACTGCCAGGTTATGTTTAGAAACTACCAGAGAAAAAATGACATGGATGAGCCTCCAGCCGGTGATTACGGAATAGACGAGGAGGAAAAAAGCCGCAAGAGGAAAAACAAAGATCCAAAATATTTAGAGATGGAGGAGAAATTTTATCGTTATGGTATCAAACCAGAGTGGATGATGATTCACAGAATCCTAAATCACAG TGTGGACAAGAAGGGGAATGTCCATTACTTGATCAAGTGGAGAGACCTTGCTTATGACCAGGCATCATGGGAAATGGAAGATGCAGATGTTCAAGATTATGACATTTACAAGCAAGGCTACTGGAACCACAG GGAGCTTATGTGTGGAGATGAAGGCCGccctgggaagaaaatgaagaataaaataaaagtaaaaagactTGAGAGACCACCAGAAACTCCAACAGTTGAT CCTACAGTGAAGTATGACCGTCAACAAGAGTATTTGGATTGTACCGGAGGTACCCTTCACCCATACCAGTTGGAGGGTTTGAATTGGCTGCGTTTCTCATGGGCACAAGGCACTGACACCATCCTTGCAGATGAAATGGGGCTGGGAAAGACTGTGCAGACAGCAGTTTTTTTATACTCTCTCTATAAGGAG ggtcACTCAAAAGGTCCTTTTCTGGTCAGTGCTCCTCTCTCTACCATCATCAATTGGGAGCGAGAGTTTGAAATGTGGGCACCTGACATGTACGTAGTCACGTATGTTGGAGACAAGGACAGCCGTGCCGTTATTCGAGAGAATGAATTCTCCTTTGAGGACAATGCTATACGGGGTGGCAAGAAAGCATCACGCATGAAG AAAGAGGCATCTGTAAAGTTCCATGTTTTGCTAACTTCATATGAACTGATCACCATTGATATGGCTGTCCTAGGCTCCATAGATTGGGCCTGCCTGGTAGTAGATGAAGCCCATCGACTGAAAAATAACCAGTCCAAG TTTTTCAGGGTTCTTAATGGATACAGTCTTCAGCACAAGTTGCTTTTAACAGGAACTCCATTACAGAACAACCTTGAGGAATTGTTCCACTTGCTGAACTTTTTAACACCTGAGCGCTTTAA TAACCTGGAAGGTTTCTTGGAAGAATTTGCTGATATTGCAAAAGAAGATCAAATCAAGAAGCTTCATGACATGTTGGGTCCTCACATGTTGAGAAGATTAAAGGCTGATGTCTTCAAGAACATGCCTTCAAAGACTGAGCTCATTGTTCGCGTTGAGCTCAGTCCCATGCAGAA aaAATATTACAAGTTCATTCTCACAAGAAATTTTGAGGCTCTTAATGCTCGAGGAGGTGGTAACCAAGTATCTCTACTCAACGTTGTGATGGACCTCAAAAAATGCTGCAACCATCCGTACCTCTTCCCAGTGGCTGCTATG GAGGCTCCCAAGATGCCTAATGGAATGTATGATGGCAGTGCCCTCATCAAGGGGGCTGGAAAGCTGCTGCTTCTGCAGAAGATGTTAAGAAAACTGAAGGATGATGGACACAGAGTACTCATTTTCTCCCAG ATGACCAAGATGTTGGACTTGCTAGAAGACTTCCTCGAGCATGAGGGCTATAAATATGAGAGAATAGATGGCGGTATCACTGGAAACATGCGTCAGGAAGCCATTGATCGCTTTAACG CACCGGGTGCTCAACAGTTCTGCTTCCTGCTCTCAACTCGAGCCGGAGGTTTGGGAATCAATCttgccacagctgacactgtgatCATCTATGACTCTGACTGGAACCCTCACAATGATATTCAG GCTTTCAGCAGAGCCCATCGTATCGGACAGAACAAGAAAGTGATGATTTACCGATTTGTAACTAGAGCTTCTGTGGAAGAAAGAATTACTCAGGTAGCAAAGAAGAAGATGATGCTCACACACTTGGTTGTAAGGCCAGGTCTTGGCTCCAAGACGGGCTCAATGTCCAAGCAGGAACTGGATGACATCCTGAAGTTTGGTACTGAAGAACTTTTCAAAGATGAAGCAACAGAAG AAAACAAGGAAGGAGAGGACAGCAGTGTCATTCACTACGATGATAAAGCCATTGCCCGATTGTTGGACAGGAACCAAGATGAGATTGAAGACACAGAGATTCAGGGAATGAACGAGTATCTAAGCTCCTTCAAGGTGGCGCAATATGTGGTCCGAGAAGAAGAGATGGCA GATGAAGAGGAAGTTGTCCGTGAAATCATCAAGCAGGAGGAGAGCGTGGATCCAGATTACTGGGAGAAGCTTCTCCGACACCATTATGAGCAACAGCAAGAAGATTTGGCTCGTAATCTGGGTAAAGGAAAGAGAATCCGTAAACAGGTCAACTACAACGACGGCAGCCAAGAGGACAGAG ATTGGCAGGATGATCAATCTGATAACCAGTCTGACTATTCAGTGGCTTCCGAAGAAGGAGATGAAGATTTTGATGAACGATCAGAAG CCCGGCGACCCAACAGGAAAGGCTTGAGAAATGATAAAGATAAACCTTTACCACCTCTGCTGGCTCGTGTTGGAGGCAACATTGAG GTGTTGGGTTTCAATGCCCGACAACGAAAGGCATTTCTTAATGCCATCATGCGTTATGGCATGCCACCACAGGATGCGTTCACCACCCAATGGCTTGTCCGAGACTTGCGTGGAAAATCTGAAAAGGAATTTAA AGCATACGTCTCATTGTTTATGCGTCATCTCTGTGAACCGGGCGCAGATGGAGCAGAGACCTTTGCGGATGGGGTTCCGAGGGAAGGCCTCTCTCGCCAGCATGTGCTAACAAGAATTGGAGTTATGTCTCTCATTCGCAAGAAG GTTCAAGAATTTGAGCATGTTAACGGACGCTGGAGTATGCCAGAGCTCGCTGAGCAAGAAGAGAACAAGAAGACCTCTCCAGTTGACTCACCATCTCCTAAAACTCCTACTCCATCAACACCAGGGGATACACAGCCTAATACTCCAGCTCCATCTGTAACCAATG AGGAAGGTGTCAAAACTGAGGAGGCAACTGTAAAAGAGGACAACGCACAACCGGAATCAAAACCTCCTGAGGAAAACAATGAA AGTGCTGCtgctccaccaccaccaccagcaccagcggcgacagcagcagcagcagagacCTGCATTCAGACAGAGACGGCTCAGGCAGAGGTCAAGACAGAAGAGTCTGAAAATCAGGAGAAAccacctcctgctgctgctgaaccCATGGAGACTGAGCAGAAACCAGAACCAGAGAAGGCGAATGACGATGTTATTGCGGTGGATGATAAGAAAG ATGATGTCCAGCCTGTCACATTACAGAATGGAGAGACTCCCAAAGACACCACAGAAGAGATAAAGAAAAAGGCTGCAGCCACCAAGCAGAGATTTATGTTTAACATTGCCGATGGAGGCTTCACAG AACTCCACTCGTTATGGCAGAATGAAGAGCGAGCAGCAACCGTTACAAAGAAGACTTATGAGATCTGGCACCGGAGGCACGACTACTGGTTGCTCTCTGGCATTATAAA CCATGGCTATGCTCGCTGGCAAGACATTCAGAATGATGTGCGGTATGCCATCCTCAATGAACCTTTCAAAGGAGAAGTGAACAGAGGCAACTTCCTGGAGATCAAAAACAAGTTCCTGGCACGACGGTTCAAA CTTCTAGAGCAAGCACTTGTCATCGAAGAGCAGCTAAGACGAGCTGCTTATCTGAACATGTCGGAAGATCCTTCACACCCGTCCATGGCTCTGAATACTCGATTTGCAGAGGTGGAGTGTTTGGCTGAAAGTCACCAGCACTTATCTAAGGAGTCTATGGCAGGAAACAAGCCAGCCAATGCTGTCTTACATAAAG TACTTAAACAATTGGAAGAACTATTGAGTGATATGAAAGCAGATGTAACCAGACTTCCAGCCACCATCGCCCGAATTCCCCCTGTGGCCGTTAGGTTACAGATGTCAGAACGCAACATTTTGAGTCGACTGGCAAGTAGGAGCGGCGAACCTCAACCCCAGCAG ATGGCTCAGCAATAA
- the CHD4 gene encoding chromodomain-helicase-DNA-binding protein 4 isoform X1 produces the protein MASGMGPPSPGSDGEIEVMLNSHHQDEDDLDEDLSEVEAPKVKKKKKPKKPRESKTPKGKRQKKEDLEDSSGEGNDFGEDDGGLVRSDSEGSDYTPGKKKKKKLAQKKEKKAKVKREEEEDDDDDSKEPKSSAQLLEDWGMEDIDHVFTEDDYRTLTNYKAFSQFVRPLIAAKNPKIAVSKMMMVLGAKWREFSTNNPLKGSSGASVAAAAAAAVAVVESMVASSESVPPPPPPVEVPLRKAKTKEGKGPNARKKPKIVRPPENKKTKAKKVAPLKIKLGGFGSKRKRSSSEDEDLDVDSDYDEGSMNSLSVSDGSTSKSSRSRKKLKAIKKKKKDGDTAGGVDGYETDHQDYCEVCQQGGEIILCDTCPRAYHMVCLDPDMDKAPEGKWSCPHCEKEGVQWEAKEDNSDIDDDLDETVGDPEEEDHHMEFCRVCKDGGELLCCDACPSSYHIHCLNPPLPEIPNGEWLCPRCTCPSLKGKIQKILIWKWGQPPPCTPVLKLVGSGPDAAPPKPLEGRPEREFFVKWQGMSYLHCSWVTELQLELHCQVMFRNYQRKNDMDEPPAGDYGIDEEEKSRKRKNKDPKYLEMEEKFYRYGIKPEWMMIHRILNHSVDKKGNVHYLIKWRDLAYDQASWEMEDADVQDYDIYKQGYWNHRELMCGDEGRPGKKMKNKIKVKRLERPPETPTVDPTVKYDRQQEYLDCTGGTLHPYQLEGLNWLRFSWAQGTDTILADEMGLGKTVQTAVFLYSLYKEGHSKGPFLVSAPLSTIINWEREFEMWAPDMYVVTYVGDKDSRAVIRENEFSFEDNAIRGGKKASRMKKEASVKFHVLLTSYELITIDMAVLGSIDWACLVVDEAHRLKNNQSKFFRVLNGYSLQHKLLLTGTPLQNNLEELFHLLNFLTPERFNNLEGFLEEFADIAKEDQIKKLHDMLGPHMLRRLKADVFKNMPSKTELIVRVELSPMQKKYYKFILTRNFEALNARGGGNQVSLLNVVMDLKKCCNHPYLFPVAAMEAPKMPNGMYDGSALIKGAGKLLLLQKMLRKLKDDGHRVLIFSQMTKMLDLLEDFLEHEGYKYERIDGGITGNMRQEAIDRFNAPGAQQFCFLLSTRAGGLGINLATADTVIIYDSDWNPHNDIQAFSRAHRIGQNKKVMIYRFVTRASVEERITQVAKKKMMLTHLVVRPGLGSKTGSMSKQELDDILKFGTEELFKDEATEENKEGEDSSVIHYDDKAIARLLDRNQDEIEDTEIQGMNEYLSSFKVAQYVVREEEMADEEEVVREIIKQEESVDPDYWEKLLRHHYEQQQEDLARNLGKGKRIRKQVNYNDGSQEDRDWQDDQSDNQSDYSVASEEGDEDFDERSEARRPNRKGLRNDKDKPLPPLLARVGGNIEVLGFNARQRKAFLNAIMRYGMPPQDAFTTQWLVRDLRGKSEKEFKAYVSLFMRHLCEPGADGAETFADGVPREGLSRQHVLTRIGVMSLIRKKVQEFEHVNGRWSMPELAEQEENKKTSPVDSPSPKTPTPSTPGDTQPNTPAPSVTNEEGVKTEEATVKEDNAQPESKPPEENNESAAAPPPPPAPAATAAAAETCIQTETAQAEVKTEESENQEKPPPAAAEPMETEQKPEPEKANDDVIAVDDKKDDVQPVTLQNGETPKDTTEEIKKKAAATKQRFMFNIADGGFTELHSLWQNEERAATVTKKTYEIWHRRHDYWLLSGIINHGYARWQDIQNDVRYAILNEPFKGEVNRGNFLEIKNKFLARRFKLLEQALVIEEQLRRAAYLNMSEDPSHPSMALNTRFAEVECLAESHQHLSKESMAGNKPANAVLHKVLKQLEELLSDMKADVTRLPATIARIPPVAVRLQMSERNILSRLASRSGEPQPQQQMAQQ, from the exons ATGAGGACGACTTGGATGAAGACCTCTCGGAGGTGGAGGCTCCTAaagtaaagaagaaaaagaaacctaAAAAGCCACGGGAATCCAAGACTCCGAAAGGAAAGAGACAGAAGAAGGAG GATCTAGAGGATAGCTCAGGTGAAGGCAATGACTTTGGTGAGGATGATGGAGGTCTTGTTCGATCTGACAGCGAAGGCAGCgattacactcctgggaagaaaaagaagaaaaagttggcgcagaagaaagaaaagaaagccaaggtgaagcgtgaagaagaagaagatgatgaCGATGATTCTAAG GAACCAAAGTCTTCAGCGCAGCTCCTGGAGGACTGGGGTATGGAGGACATTGATCATGTGTTCACAGAGGATGATTACAGAACATTGACGAATTATAAAGCCTTCAGTCAGTTTGTCAG gcCACTCATAGCTGCCAAGAATCCCAAAATTGCTGTCTCCAAGATGATGATGGTTCTTGGAGCGAAGTGGAGAGAGTTTAGTACCAACAATCCATTAAAGGGCAGCTCTGGCGCATCTGTTGCTGCTGCAGCAGCGGCTGCTGTGGCAGTTGTTGAAAGCATGGTGGCTTCCTCAGAATCTGTTCCGCCACCCCCACCACCAGTTGAGGTTCCCCTGCGTAAAGCAAAAACCAAGGAAGGAAAAG GACCCAATGCCAGAAAGAAACCAAAGATTGTACGTCCACCAGAAAATAAGAAAACCAAAGCCAAGAAGGTGGCCCCTCTGAAGATCAAGTTGGGGGGTTTTGGTTCAAAACGCAAGCGCTCTTCT AGCGAGGACGAGGACCTTGATGTGGACTCGGACTACGATGAAGGAAGCATGAACAGCTTGTCTGTGTCTGATGGATCAACCAGCAAAAGCAGCCGAAGCCGTAAGAAACTTAAAGCCatcaagaagaaaaagaagg ATGGTGATACAGCAGGTGGCGTTGATGGTTATGAGACAGACCACCAGGACTACTGTGAGGTTTGCCAGCAAGGCGGAGAGATTATCTTATGTGACACATGCCCACGCGCTTACCACATGGTTTGCTTGGACCCTGACATGGACAAAGCACCTGAGGGCAAATGGAGCTGTCCTCATTGT GAAAAGGAAGGAGTACAGTGGGAAGCTAAAGAAGACAATTCGGATATTGACGATGATTTGGATGAAACCGTAGGTGACCCAGAGGAGGAAGACCACCACATGGAATTTTGTCGTGTTTGTAAGGATGGAGGAGAGCTGCTTTGTTGTGATGCCTGCCCTTCTTCTTACCATATTCACTGTCTAAACCCACCATTACCAGAAATACCCAATGGAGAATGGTTGTGTCCTAGATGCACA TGTCCCTCGCTTAAAGGTAAAATCCAAAAGATATTGATATGGAAATGGGGACAGCCACCACCTTGTACACCAGTGCTGAAACTAGTTGGTTCAGGTCCTGATGCTGCTCCACCCAAACCTTTGGAAGGACGTCCAGAGCGAGAGTTTTTTGTTAAATGGCAAGGAATGTCTTATCTGCACTGTTCCTGGGTGACGGAGTTGCAG CTGGAGTTGCACTGCCAGGTTATGTTTAGAAACTACCAGAGAAAAAATGACATGGATGAGCCTCCAGCCGGTGATTACGGAATAGACGAGGAGGAAAAAAGCCGCAAGAGGAAAAACAAAGATCCAAAATATTTAGAGATGGAGGAGAAATTTTATCGTTATGGTATCAAACCAGAGTGGATGATGATTCACAGAATCCTAAATCACAG TGTGGACAAGAAGGGGAATGTCCATTACTTGATCAAGTGGAGAGACCTTGCTTATGACCAGGCATCATGGGAAATGGAAGATGCAGATGTTCAAGATTATGACATTTACAAGCAAGGCTACTGGAACCACAG GGAGCTTATGTGTGGAGATGAAGGCCGccctgggaagaaaatgaagaataaaataaaagtaaaaagactTGAGAGACCACCAGAAACTCCAACAGTTGAT CCTACAGTGAAGTATGACCGTCAACAAGAGTATTTGGATTGTACCGGAGGTACCCTTCACCCATACCAGTTGGAGGGTTTGAATTGGCTGCGTTTCTCATGGGCACAAGGCACTGACACCATCCTTGCAGATGAAATGGGGCTGGGAAAGACTGTGCAGACAGCAGTTTTTTTATACTCTCTCTATAAGGAG ggtcACTCAAAAGGTCCTTTTCTGGTCAGTGCTCCTCTCTCTACCATCATCAATTGGGAGCGAGAGTTTGAAATGTGGGCACCTGACATGTACGTAGTCACGTATGTTGGAGACAAGGACAGCCGTGCCGTTATTCGAGAGAATGAATTCTCCTTTGAGGACAATGCTATACGGGGTGGCAAGAAAGCATCACGCATGAAG AAAGAGGCATCTGTAAAGTTCCATGTTTTGCTAACTTCATATGAACTGATCACCATTGATATGGCTGTCCTAGGCTCCATAGATTGGGCCTGCCTGGTAGTAGATGAAGCCCATCGACTGAAAAATAACCAGTCCAAG TTTTTCAGGGTTCTTAATGGATACAGTCTTCAGCACAAGTTGCTTTTAACAGGAACTCCATTACAGAACAACCTTGAGGAATTGTTCCACTTGCTGAACTTTTTAACACCTGAGCGCTTTAA TAACCTGGAAGGTTTCTTGGAAGAATTTGCTGATATTGCAAAAGAAGATCAAATCAAGAAGCTTCATGACATGTTGGGTCCTCACATGTTGAGAAGATTAAAGGCTGATGTCTTCAAGAACATGCCTTCAAAGACTGAGCTCATTGTTCGCGTTGAGCTCAGTCCCATGCAGAA aaAATATTACAAGTTCATTCTCACAAGAAATTTTGAGGCTCTTAATGCTCGAGGAGGTGGTAACCAAGTATCTCTACTCAACGTTGTGATGGACCTCAAAAAATGCTGCAACCATCCGTACCTCTTCCCAGTGGCTGCTATG GAGGCTCCCAAGATGCCTAATGGAATGTATGATGGCAGTGCCCTCATCAAGGGGGCTGGAAAGCTGCTGCTTCTGCAGAAGATGTTAAGAAAACTGAAGGATGATGGACACAGAGTACTCATTTTCTCCCAG ATGACCAAGATGTTGGACTTGCTAGAAGACTTCCTCGAGCATGAGGGCTATAAATATGAGAGAATAGATGGCGGTATCACTGGAAACATGCGTCAGGAAGCCATTGATCGCTTTAACG CACCGGGTGCTCAACAGTTCTGCTTCCTGCTCTCAACTCGAGCCGGAGGTTTGGGAATCAATCttgccacagctgacactgtgatCATCTATGACTCTGACTGGAACCCTCACAATGATATTCAG GCTTTCAGCAGAGCCCATCGTATCGGACAGAACAAGAAAGTGATGATTTACCGATTTGTAACTAGAGCTTCTGTGGAAGAAAGAATTACTCAGGTAGCAAAGAAGAAGATGATGCTCACACACTTGGTTGTAAGGCCAGGTCTTGGCTCCAAGACGGGCTCAATGTCCAAGCAGGAACTGGATGACATCCTGAAGTTTGGTACTGAAGAACTTTTCAAAGATGAAGCAACAGAAG AAAACAAGGAAGGAGAGGACAGCAGTGTCATTCACTACGATGATAAAGCCATTGCCCGATTGTTGGACAGGAACCAAGATGAGATTGAAGACACAGAGATTCAGGGAATGAACGAGTATCTAAGCTCCTTCAAGGTGGCGCAATATGTGGTCCGAGAAGAAGAGATGGCA GATGAAGAGGAAGTTGTCCGTGAAATCATCAAGCAGGAGGAGAGCGTGGATCCAGATTACTGGGAGAAGCTTCTCCGACACCATTATGAGCAACAGCAAGAAGATTTGGCTCGTAATCTGGGTAAAGGAAAGAGAATCCGTAAACAGGTCAACTACAACGACGGCAGCCAAGAGGACAGAG ATTGGCAGGATGATCAATCTGATAACCAGTCTGACTATTCAGTGGCTTCCGAAGAAGGAGATGAAGATTTTGATGAACGATCAGAAG CCCGGCGACCCAACAGGAAAGGCTTGAGAAATGATAAAGATAAACCTTTACCACCTCTGCTGGCTCGTGTTGGAGGCAACATTGAG GTGTTGGGTTTCAATGCCCGACAACGAAAGGCATTTCTTAATGCCATCATGCGTTATGGCATGCCACCACAGGATGCGTTCACCACCCAATGGCTTGTCCGAGACTTGCGTGGAAAATCTGAAAAGGAATTTAA AGCATACGTCTCATTGTTTATGCGTCATCTCTGTGAACCGGGCGCAGATGGAGCAGAGACCTTTGCGGATGGGGTTCCGAGGGAAGGCCTCTCTCGCCAGCATGTGCTAACAAGAATTGGAGTTATGTCTCTCATTCGCAAGAAG GTTCAAGAATTTGAGCATGTTAACGGACGCTGGAGTATGCCAGAGCTCGCTGAGCAAGAAGAGAACAAGAAGACCTCTCCAGTTGACTCACCATCTCCTAAAACTCCTACTCCATCAACACCAGGGGATACACAGCCTAATACTCCAGCTCCATCTGTAACCAATG AGGAAGGTGTCAAAACTGAGGAGGCAACTGTAAAAGAGGACAACGCACAACCGGAATCAAAACCTCCTGAGGAAAACAATGAA AGTGCTGCtgctccaccaccaccaccagcaccagcggcgacagcagcagcagcagagacCTGCATTCAGACAGAGACGGCTCAGGCAGAGGTCAAGACAGAAGAGTCTGAAAATCAGGAGAAAccacctcctgctgctgctgaaccCATGGAGACTGAGCAGAAACCAGAACCAGAGAAGGCGAATGACGATGTTATTGCGGTGGATGATAAGAAAG ATGATGTCCAGCCTGTCACATTACAGAATGGAGAGACTCCCAAAGACACCACAGAAGAGATAAAGAAAAAGGCTGCAGCCACCAAGCAGAGATTTATGTTTAACATTGCCGATGGAGGCTTCACAG AACTCCACTCGTTATGGCAGAATGAAGAGCGAGCAGCAACCGTTACAAAGAAGACTTATGAGATCTGGCACCGGAGGCACGACTACTGGTTGCTCTCTGGCATTATAAA CCATGGCTATGCTCGCTGGCAAGACATTCAGAATGATGTGCGGTATGCCATCCTCAATGAACCTTTCAAAGGAGAAGTGAACAGAGGCAACTTCCTGGAGATCAAAAACAAGTTCCTGGCACGACGGTTCAAA CTTCTAGAGCAAGCACTTGTCATCGAAGAGCAGCTAAGACGAGCTGCTTATCTGAACATGTCGGAAGATCCTTCACACCCGTCCATGGCTCTGAATACTCGATTTGCAGAGGTGGAGTGTTTGGCTGAAAGTCACCAGCACTTATCTAAGGAGTCTATGGCAGGAAACAAGCCAGCCAATGCTGTCTTACATAAAG TACTTAAACAATTGGAAGAACTATTGAGTGATATGAAAGCAGATGTAACCAGACTTCCAGCCACCATCGCCCGAATTCCCCCTGTGGCCGTTAGGTTACAGATGTCAGAACGCAACATTTTGAGTCGACTGGCAAGTAGGAGCGGCGAACCTCAACCCCAGCAG CAGATGGCTCAGCAATAA